CAACCCGCCTGCAAGGGCAATGACCATAAAGGCAACGGCCATGTTGCCGGTCATGATCGCCATCGTGAAGATGGAGAGCGCCGCGATGAGTGATACACCGCCAGCAAGTCCGTCAAGGCCGTCAATGAGATTGACCGCGTTTGTGATCCCGAGGATCCAGATAAAGGCGATCGGTACGGCAATATACGGGCTGATGACGATTGCCGAATCCGAGAACGGCACCGTCAAGGTATTGATGATCGGCCCGTCGATGAGGACGAACACGGCCGCGATCGATTGTCCGAACAGCTTTTGGATCGGCCGTATCGAGAACCGGTCATCGAGGAGACCGGTCACAACGATAATCAGGGCACCTGCGAGAATACCGAGTGGCAGTTCAATTTGGGTCAGCGCGTAGCTGAGACCTGCGAGAAAGGCGATAAAGATTCCGAGCCCTCCGAGTCGCGGCGTTGCTTTCTGGTGAACACGCCGTTGACCCGGGTGATCGACAAAATTCAGTTTAAATGCCAATTTGATAACAAGCGGTGTAATGGCAAGGCTTGTGAAAAAGGCCAGAGCAAATGTGACCGCTAACGCAATAATATCCACACAAGCACCTCATTTCCTGTCTGTATTTTGGTCCGTTGACGTTATCAGTTGTTTGCTTTCACTTCATTCGGGGCAGGTTTGGTCCCTGTGTTCCCGAGATGAATCAGTTCGATTTTATCGTTATTTGTAAAGTAGCAGTGCTTCGTGTCAAAGATCACCGGTGCCGTCATCTGTTCGAGCCAGACCTTTGAATCGATCCCTTTAAATTCATTATGGTCTGTCAGAATCAGGGCAAGGTCCGCTTCGTACAAAGTATCTTCGAGACTGAGGAGCGTATAAGGCACCTGCCAGTCCTTGACGTGAGGGTCGTGAATCGCCACTTCCATCTCACTGTCGTGCTTCAGACGGTGGACGATGTCCATCGCCGGGCTTTCGCGAACATCATCGACGTTGCCTTTGTAGGTGAGGCCAAGGACGGCGACCCGGGGATGATTCAGCGCCGATGTCAGTTCTTTCACTTTGTTTACAACGTAATCAGGCATCGAGTTGTTGATCCGGCGTGCAGTCTGAATCAGCGGTGATTCATCCGTCGCCTTCTCCACGATGAAGTACGGGTCTACGGCCAGGCAGTGGCCCCCGACACCCGGACCGGGCTGATGCAGATTCACACGCGGGTGAAGGTTCGCAAGACGAATGACCTCATGGGCATTAACGCCGAGACGGTCACTGATCTTGACGAGCTCGTTCGCAAGAGCGATGTTCACATCCCGGAACGTGTTCTCCATCAGTTTCGACATCTCTGCCGTGAGCGCGGTTGTCTCGATGATGTCGCCTTTGACAACTTCTTCATAGACGGCTTTTGCTTTGGCAGCCGCTTCAGGTGTATGCCCGCCGACGATACGCGTATTCTCAATCAGCTCTGTAAGTATTTTTCCCGGCAGGACACGCTCAGGGCAATGCGCGAGGTGAATATCCCGCTCTGGGTCAATCCCTGCTTCTTTGAAGGCCGGGGCAACAACATCCGCAATCGTCCTTGGCGGGATTGTCGATTCCACAATGACTGCATTTCCTTTTCGGACGAAAGGAATAATCGCCTGAACCGCTTCTTGCACATAACGGACGTCAGCCGTTTCGTTCTCGTGAATCGGCGTTGGGACGGCGATCATGAAGGTGTCCGCTTCCACCGGTTTGGTGCTTGCTTTCAGATGGCCGCTTGCCACAGATTCCCTGACCAGTTCCGGAAGCTCTGGTTCTTCGATAATAATCTCGCCTTTATTCAGGGCATTCACAACTCGTTCATTTACATCCACACCCGTCACCTGAAATCCTGCTTTGGAAAACAGGGCGGCAGTAGGCAGGCCGATGTAGCCCAGCCCGATGACGCATACGTTCTTCATCATTCGACACGGTCCTTTCCTTCACAAACATCTCTATTCTGATGCAGCATGACTGATCGTTTCTTGACTGGTTGATATTCCAAATTCTACATGATACTCCGCATGCTATTATATCAGATTACTCGTCAGACCGGTAGGTGAAACAGGAAGTTTTCCAATTTTTTTTAGAATTACCTCTCCCGGCAGATTGTATCCCCCGCATGCTAATGGTAAAATGAGGTTTGCGCGTTTTCTTGTACATACTTTATTAGACGCAGTCTGTCAGACGAAGTTACACGTCTTTGCATTTTCTTTAGAACCATTACATAGATTCGTTGTGGGCATTTCCCCATTCGCCCACTTTCGGGCCTATCTGTCAAAGGAGTTCTGCTCATGAACATTGTTATTTCCGGATTTTACGGCCTCGGCAATACCGGTGACGAAGCGATCCTTGAAGCGGTGATCAGTGAGATTCGCCGCAAAGATCCCGCCGCAGCGATCACCGTCTTCTCCCTGTCACCGGAAGAAACGGCAAAGCGCCACAACGTCCACGCCGTCTATCGCGGCTGGCGGCATGCCAATAAGCAAAAATTCCAGGCACTGAAAAAAGCGGATGTGCTTGTAAGCGGAGGCGGCGGTCTCCTGCAAGACCGGTATCCGACGAAGATCATCTCAGGTCCGCTTCCTTATTATCTGCTTGTCGTCCTCTTGGCCAGGCTCACCGGGACCCCGGTGATGTTCTTCTCCCAGGGGATCGGACCAGTGTCGTCACGGTACGGGCGATTCCTCATGCGAACCCTTGGGAATCTCCCCTTCCTCATCACCGTCCGCGATGAGGAATCAAAGGTCCTGGCAGAGTCCCTCGGCATCAAAAAACCGATTGAAGTCACGGCTGATATCGTCTTCGCACATCCGAAAGAGCCCTCTGAGCGCTGTGAAGCGTCGCTCCCTGACGGCATGGGCACGAGAAAGCGGATTCTCGTATCCGTAAGACCCTGGTTCAGCGACACACATCATTACGACGCCCTTGCGAGAACATGCGACCGGCTCCTTGATGACGGGTATGAGCTGGTGTTTATCCCGATGGAAGGTAAACACGACGTGAAGGCATCGAGAGCTGTCACGAAACGGATGATGAACGGAGACAGTCCGCATGTAGCCATACTGAAAGAAGATTTCCTGCCTCATGAGTATCTCTCTTTCGTCAAGACCGGACATGCGCTGATCGGTATGCGGCTTCATTCACTGATCTTCGCGGTGCTTCAGGGCATCCCTCACACCGCCATCAGCTACGATCCAAAGGTGATGCAGCTGATGCGGAGAACAGGCCTTGACGGCTATGCCCTCCTTTTTGAATCACTCACTGCCGATGAGCTGACGGATACGGTTCACCGCATGCTCTTGGATCACGCATCTATACAGGACGTGCTCCGGACAGAAGAGCCAGCTCTCCGCCTCGAAGCGGAACAAAATGTGGAACAGCTGTACGAGAGCCTGTCCAGCGTAAAGAAGAAAAACAGCAACTGATGAAGGATGTGCACGTACTATTATGAAGATATTAATCACAACCATCCATAACTATCCCCATTCCGGCGGACTTTCTTCACATGTCACGACGCTCAAATCAGGGCTTGAAGCCCTCGGTCACGAGGTCGATGTTTTTTCCTTTCAGAAGATCCCGAATTGGAAGACCCTTTTCATGGTCGAGCGACCGACGTTCTTTTTGAACCGGATCCGCATCGGGAAAGGGACATTGTTTGGACGGCGCATGCGTCAGAAACTGTTCACTCAGGTCCTCAAGCAACACGGCAAAGAATACGACATCGTCAACGCCCAGGACATCTTTGCCACGCTTGCATCCCTCGAAGCTGGTCTCCCCACCGTCTCCACGGTACACGGCTACCTCTCTTTTGAAGCGGTGAGTAAGGGGATCGTGCTTCCTGACAGCCCGGAGTCCCGCTATTTGCAGGAGATTGAGAAGGTCGCTTACACGAAAACGATGCAGGTCATCACGGTGGATGAACGGATTCGTGACTATGTGCATAATCTTTCCGGAGTGACCCCTGTCAAAATTCATAATTTCATTAATCCGGATCAGTTCAAGCCGGTTCCTGACGAGCTCGCTTCACTGAAGCAAAAGCTCAGCATCAGCCCGGAGACGAAAGTGCTCCTTTGCCCGAGGCGCCTGACGAAGAAGAACGGCGTGATCTATCCGCTGAAGGCATTAAGGCAAATCCTCGATACCTACCCGGATACTTTGCTCATCTACGCCGGTAACGGCGAGGAAGAGGACAGGCTCACAGCAGAGATCAAGCAGCAACATCTCAAACAGCACGTCCGGATGCTCGGTGCGATTCCCCACGAGGCTATCGTCGACTACTACTCCGTCGCCGACGTCGTCCTTGTGCCGAGCGTGCACTCCGACGGGGTTGAAGAAGCGACGTCCATCTCTGCCCTTGAGGCAATGGGCTCCTGCTCGCCGGTGGTGGCCGGTGCTGTCGGCGGTCTGAAGGAGATCATCGACCACGAAGAGAACGGACTCCTCGTACCGGAGAAAGATGAAACGGCACTCGCTGAGGCAGTCATCCGTATCCTCGGCGATCCGGAATGGGCCAACGCCATGGCCGACCGGGCCCGCGCCAAGATTGAGACCACATACTCACACGTCGCCGCTGCAAAGAAGTACCTCGCTATCTATGAGGCGACACTCGAAAAGGGCGGAGGTCGCTCATGAGTCAGCTTCGAAAATCCGCCCTATTACTGACGTCTCTTGCCATTACCGTCAAACTCGCCGGCTTCTTCCGGGAAGCCGTCCTCGCCAGGGAATTCGGCGCAAACGAGACGACGGATGGCTATTTGCTTGCTTTCTCACTGATTACGCTGATGGTGGCCATGCTCGCCACCGGCTTCAGCAATGTCTTCTTGCCGCGCTACGTGAAGGACCGCAAGGAAGATCCCGTTGCGGCAGAGAAGATGGCAAGCGGTGTGTTGAACATCATCGTCTCGGTGATCATCGTCCTCTCCTTTATCGGAATCCTGTTTGTCGACCGGCTCATTCCGATGCTGTTTGGCTCGATGGATCCTGTGACGGAGGCCGTCGCCGTCAATACGACCAGAATCTTTCTGATTTTCGCTGTGATCATTGCCATCAACGCCATGTTTGAAAGCTATCTTCAGGCAAGACGGATCTTTGCACCCGTGCAAGTATGGAAACTGCTTTCGACGCTCATGGCCGCCGTCTTCGCTCTTTTGTTCTCCGACGTATGGGGGATCTACAGCCTCGCATACGGGTTTATCTTCGGTGCCGGGATCGGACTGATCGTCCAGGCTGCCGCTTTATTTAAAGGCGGCTTTCGCTGGCAGCCGGCGATTTCGTTCAATGAACGCTCGACGTTCTTTATCATGCTCGCACCTGCGCTCATGAACTCCGTGGTCGGTCAGGTCAATCTGTTCGTAGACCGGATCTTCGCCACGAATACCGTCGGCGGGGCCGTCACGTACCTGAACAACGGATCACTCCTCGTCAGTGTTCCGCATACGCTCTATGCCTCGACGATGGCTGCGATCTTTTTCACCCTGCTCTCTGAACAGGTGAACCAGCGTAAGCAGTTTGAAGATACGGTGCAGCGCGCGGTCATGGTCACGATGGTGATTCTCATGCCGATTTCTTTCGGCCTTCTCGCCATCGGGCAGGACGCCATCTCGTTTATCTTTGAACGGGGCGCCTTCACCGCGGAAGATACGCTGAAAACCTATCAGACGCTGATGTTTTATTCACCGATTGTCGTCTTGCAGGGGATCCAGTATATTCTCTCCAAATCTCTGTACGCAAGGCGGCAGACGACACTCGTCCTGAAGATCAGTGCAACAACGATCCTGCTGAACGCCGTCGCCAACTGGTTCTTCGTCCAGTGGCTTGGCTATCCGGGCCTTGCCTTGGCCTCGGCGCTTATCTCGGTCTACTTCGTCACAACGACGAGCTGGTTTGTTTACAAAGACCTGACCGACCGGCGATACAGGGATTTCTGGAAAGAATTCATGGCTGTTCTTGTCCCTGCAGGGCTCATGGGGCTCTCGGTGTTTCTCATCCGGCAGTTTGTACCCTGGTTCGATATGATACCGTCTCTCATGGTTATCCTCATTCTCGCGCCAGTTGGTGCGGCCATCTATTTTGCTCTGATGTGGATATTCCAGCGCAACAAAGTGAAACGGGTCATTTCCATGGTCCGACGAAAACGCACCTGAATAAAAGCTGTTGGGCCTGTATGAACTTACCCGTTCATACAGGCTTTTTGAGTGCTATAGGAATGTTTAACTCTGTTAATGGATTATCGTATAAGTGCAACTAAGGTTTTCTGGTTCTTTGTTAAAAAAGCCAAAAAAACGCCTCCGACGGTAAAACGTCGAAGGCGTTCGTGCTGTATTCAGGCGTTGCTTCGTCAGCCTTTGTCTTCAAAATCAGTTAAGAATTCTGTGCAGGAATGCTGCGAAGTGTGCGCGGGTCGTAATGACTTCCGGACGGAACGTATCATCCGTGTAGCCCTGAGTGACACCGGAGTGATAGAGCGCCCGAATCGCATCGTAGCTCTCACTGTCTGAACTGACATCCGTTAATGGAATGTCCTGATCCGCAATTTCAATTTCTCCGGCGAGATCGTATGCTGCGTAGAAAATCATCGCCATTTCCTCGCGGTCAACCGGCTCCTGTGGCCCGAATGATCCGTCTTCTTTTGTCTCCATAATCCCATGGTCAAGAAGGGCCTGGATATCTTCGTATCCGGTTACGTTACGGGATACGTCGGTTGGCATGTTACCATCTGTCGCGTCAAGACCGAGTTCGCGGTTGACCATAATGGCTGCCTGCCCCCGGGTAATCTCCTGTTCAGGACGGAAGAAGGAGTTCGGGAACCCGCGTATAATCCCGCGCTCGCTCAGTTCTGTGATTTCATTGAGGGCCCAGTGCTTGCTGTTAATGTCGTAATACTCACCCTTCGGCAATTCAGGGAACTGCGGCTCAGGCTCCGGTTCAGGCTCAGAAGGTTTCTCTTCTTGAACCGTCTTGGCCGGTTCCGGTTCTTGAATGATCCGACGGGCTCCTGTGTAATGCGCGCCCCAGTAAGCATTATCTAGAGAGACGACGGCTACGCCGCGGCTGCTTTTTGCGCTGATGAAGTGATTGTTGCCTACGTATATGCCTGAGTGGGAAATGCCGGATTTGTATGTTCCGCTGAAGAAGACGAGGTCACCCGGCTGGAGATTGCCTCTTGATACCGGCACTCCAAGCTGATACTGTCCTGCCGACGTCCTCGGCAAATCGATGCCGAAGTGGCCATAGACATATCTCAGATAGCCTGAGCAGTCAAAGCCGGAAGGTGTCGTACCGCCCCATGCGTAAGGTGTGCCTTGAAATTGTCTTCCGTAGTCAACGATATCCTGACCCAATGACGACGCTTCTGCTTCTGACGGCTGAATCCATGCGAACATCATCACGACTGCGAGCATACTGATCATAATTTTTCTCAACATTCTCCACCCCAAAATTTTGATTATATGTACGGCTCTTTTCAATGCCACGATCAGTTTATCACAAAGGGCACGGTGAACAGGTTACAGTTCCGTTACGTTGCCGTTACAATCTCAAAAATGATGAAAAAAATGGACTGTGAGGATCCCGACACAAAAAAACGCCCGAAGCCATACCGGCTCCGGGGTTCTGTCAATCACTCAGTTTCTTTCTCTTCCTGAATCTGTCGGATTCCTTCTTCGATCATGCTGAGAGCTGATCGCTCTGTCAGGTCCGGCGACTGTTCGAATCGGTTCTTGATTGATAGCATGAGCTCCTGCAAATCTGTGGGTGTCATTATTTACGCCCTCCCTCACCGTTTTCTTCAAATTAACACAAAACGGTGAGGGATGTTGTCGAATGCTGTCACTTCCCTGCAACTTATTTTATTCATCATCTCGTCCGGGGTGACGCATAGAGAAACCTTGCGAACTGATTCCGCTGCACAGGCTGATCGCTCCGGAACGTCCCATCCGGGAATCCCCTGGTGATCTCCTGCTCAAAGATTGTGTTGATGGAGCGGTACGCGGACTCATTGGGATGAATATCCGAAAAAGCAAATGAAGCCGTCATGGCCGGTTCGTAGTCAGAAAACCAGGCGTTGGCCAGCATAATCGCCACCTCGCCGCGACTGATGTTGGCACCCGGACGGAAGGTCCCGTCTCCGTACCCACCGATGATTCCTGCTGCCTCGGCAGCCCGGATCGCTTCAAAAGCAAAGCTCTCGGTCGACACGTCACTGAACGGCGCAGGCGCATCACCGCCCTGAACATCAAGTCCCAGGGCTCTCACTATCATTGTGACCGCCTCGGCGCGGGTAATATTCACGTAGGGGCGGAAACTGCCGTCAGAGAAGCCTTCGGAAATGCCGGCACTGTTCAGGAAATACACGTCTCTGTGATACCAGGATAAGGGCTTCACATCGTTAAATCGCTTACCTTCCCGGCTGAAGAGGGGACTCGCTCCCGTAAACCGGAGCGTCTGATCCTCTTCAAGAAAGACCTCGTACACATGCTCTCCACCCGGCACATAATCCCGGAAAACCGGCCCTGAGAGCCCTTCAGCGATGACGATGCCATTACGGAACAGCGTGAATCGCTCTCCTTCAAGAATCGACAGATCAAGCTTCAGCGCACCGTCTTCTTCCTGGGTGAGGGGAATCACGGTCCCTTCCTCATTTCCCCTCGATACCGGCACCTGCACAATCCCAAAGCCAAAAGCTTCGTTACGGGCTGACGTATTCCCCGGCTGATCGGCATTTGCCGTCACCACATCGATCAGATCCCGGCGGTTCAAATGCGGGTAGCGTTCCTGATACAGGGCAAATATGCCCGCCACGAAAGGAGACGCCATCGATGTGCCGCTTTTCACCGAATATCCCTGACGTCCGTGAAAATTCCGGCTGAGAAGATCCGTACTCAATATCCCCTCGCCAGGGGCAGACAGAAGGATCTCAGGCCCAAAGGCCGAAAAGAGCGACGGCATCCGGTCCGCGTTCACTGAAGAGACTGCAATCACATCCGGATGCTTCGCCGGATACATCACAGGACGCTGCGGTTCATGAATGTTACCCGCCGCACCAACGAGGGTTATGCCTCTGGCCGTCGCATACTCTATCGACTCATTGAGCATACTGTGGCTGAACTCCGTTGTAATACTGAGGTTGATGATATCGACATTCTGGGTGATGGACCACTCAATCCCTGTAATGACGTCCGAGATTCGTCCGTCTCCATTCTCATTCATCGCTTTCACGACATAAAGATCCGCCCCTGGTGCGATCCCTGTCAGATCGTCACGTCCCTGAGCGTTGATGATACCGGCGACGTGCGTGCCGTGACCGTTGTCATCCTGATAACCGTTCTGACACCCGCCGGTCATGGTGATCGCGCACGTTCCCCTCACGTAGGAGAGATTCGGATGCCACCGCTCAATCCCGGTATCGATGACACTGATCGCCACCCCTGATCCGTCCCCGTCCATCGCTCCGCGGCGGGTATGGTTCACTGTCTCAAATCCCCATTTATCCGCTGGTGTAATGCCAATTGAGACCATCATATCCTGTGAAACCTCGCTGAGACCCGGCACACCGCTCTCAAGCCCGGCTACCTCTTCTTCAGACAGATGCAGAGAAACCCCGGTGATGCTGTCGTGCACGGTGTAGGATTCCTCATCAAGGGTTTCGATCCATGCATCTCTTGACTCTTCTGAATCAAACTGAAGGATATACGGCTCATCGTTCCCGGCTGCATAGGCACCTGTCACACTGAACCCCATCATGATGATGCATGCCACTGCTATTCGAATCGATTGTCTCATCATCCTCCATCACCCTCACCCGTTTGTCGTTGTCTTTATCATACCTTAAGTCCAGCACAATCAATAGCACAAAAAACCGGACGGCCTAAATCTTGCCCGTCCGGCGGTTATTCTTCCTCAATATTGCACAATCACTTTGCAAAAGGCACTTCTTTGACATACGAACTGTGGATATAGGCACGCTTGTGATCTTTATGATCGGCTGTGACATGGTACCACGTTGCCCCGTTTGGTGCCTTGGCTTCATCAAAGATGATCACCGGCATTGCGCTTCTCGCATACTGATACAGCACATTGTTCTTCGTGCTGTCCGGTTCAGTCCTCACGTTCAGTCCGCTCACCGTCGTCTCGGCAATCCGGTAGCGGACGAAATCCTTACCTCCAAGATAGCGGTCCGCCCTGAACATATGACCGGCGATCTTCTGTCCCCAGAACATGTCTGACGCGTAGCGGACGTTGGCCCCGACCGCCTTCGTGCCCGGAATCGCTCCCTGGAAACGCTGTGTCAAGAGATTCCCGGCCGGATTATAATGCATATAGCCGTTCAGCATATAAGTAGACGCAAAAGACATTGTAGATTCTCTGACGGTATCAAAACGCGATGCATTCACATAAGGGTCACTGTCCGTTGCTCTTATCCCGTAGAGATTATTCGTATCCCTGGCGATGACACTGTTACCAAATGCGCTTTCATGAGCTGCAGCCCCGAGAATAAAGAGGGCATTCACACCATAACGCGCCTCCGCTTCTTTCAAGTATTTGCCCATACCCTGCATCTTACTCGCAGATCCAGCATGTTCTCTGATGTAATGATCAAGCTCTTCAGCGGTATAACGGCTCTCGGATTTAATCGGAAGCCGGTTGAAGTACTGGTAGGCCTCACCTGCCTTCTCGCCGTTTCCTGTGTAGAATGTTCCGCCGTCTTCACTGTAATAACGCTTACCTGTCTCCATGAAGGACGGTGCCTTGCCATATGTGTAAGATACATATCTCCCCTGATTCTGATTATAACTCGGATCATAAAGACGATGAACAAGAAATCCGTTCGTCGCTTTGACGTAGTGATTGCGCTCTGTGGCCTGCTGGGACGGAATCAGTTCAAACTCTCCGGCACGGACGTAGCCTGTACGTCCGGCGACGGATACCTTGATGTGGCGTTCATCTCCGCCGAGGTATGTCAATTCAGATGTAAAGCGGTGATCAGAGGTAATATACGTAAACGCTGAGAGGAACGCACCGTTGTCGTAGACGGAATAAACATTGTTGATCGCTCCCGGACGATTGTTCGGACGGACGATGCCGCTCTGCATATGGACGATCTCGCCGTCATTCAAAATGAGGTCCGAACGGGCTCCACGGTTCTTGTACGCATCTTCAAAGGATTCATAGCGACCAGAGCGAGTCGTAATCGAGCCGTTTTGACTGATCACCGCCAACTGATAAGAGCCGCTGCCTTCATCTGGCTGATCGCCACCTGAGAGGTCCGCTCCTGTTTCGATCACCGTCAGCATCCGGGAAAGGAAAGCGGCGGCGTGACCACGCTGGGCGTTGTCATTCGGTGCGAAAGTGCCGTTCGTGTTCCCGCGGATGATCCCGAGTGATGTCACGTAATTCACGGCTTCGGTAAAACGGCGGGAGATTTGGTCTTTATCCATGAAATCCGGGACGTCAATTGTTCCGACAATCGTCCGGTAACCGAGATGCTCGAACGCGCGGTCGATCATGACCGCCATCTGCTGGCGTTCGATCTTGTCGTCCGGCCGGAAGGTGCCGTCGTCATACCCGCTGATAATTCCGGCTTCATAAGCTGCCGATATGGCTGATACAAATTCGTCACGGCCCGGGAGGTCCGTAAATGGCGCTTCGTCGTCCGCTTCCTGAATGTCGAGGGCGCGGTAGAGGATCACCGTAAATTCAACCCGTGTAACCGGTTCGGTGTGCCGGAAGGTGCCGTCCGGATAGCCCTGCATAATCTCTTTGTCAATCATTTCTGTAATATACCCTTCGAGAGAGCTTCCTTTATAACCCGCCTCGGCGGTTCCGGGCACGATGAGAACACTGACCATAAGGAGGGCGAGGAGCATCGTCTGGATCTTCATCAAAGTCTTCATTGGTTTTTCTCTTCCTTTCTGCGCTGAAGATGGGTCCGGTGTTTACAGAAAACAGGCTGCCGCAAATACCCGTGCAACCTGTCCTTCTGTATCGTCATCAGTTGTTCCGTGAGTAGTCGATGGTACCCTGCAGGAGTGCTTCTGCCATGCCGTAACGAAACGATTCCGTGCGCATGCGCGCCGCCTCTTGCGGGTTCGTCATGAAGCCGACTTCCACGAGAACGCTTGGCACACGGTTATTGAGAAGCACGCCGAGACCGTTCGTAATGTTGCTCAGATCGGTATCTCTCGCTGCTCCGCGACGCCGGTCATGCAAGTTCATGTCATTGACCATCCGGCTCAAAAGCGCATCACCGAGAGCCTTGCTTTTCGCCGCTTCATGACGGACATTATAAAAGACTTCCGCTCCGTGGGCGGTACTGATTGCCGCATTCGCATGGACGCTGATGAACGCGTCTCCTCCTGACGCATTGGAAATCGCGACCCGATCCGACAGGGTTAAAAACACATCTTCCGTTCGCGTCATCACCACATCCGCTCCTGCCTGCATAAGCTTCAGCTGAAGCATGAGGGAGAGATCAAGGGCGAGGTCTTTCTCGAGAATTCCGTTGCCGCTTCCGCCGCCGTCTCTCCCGCCGTGGCCGGCATCAACGATGATCGTCTTGCCCTGAAGGGCATTGCCGTACTTCGTCCGCTCATGTTTACGGATAAAGCTCATCGACACGTAAGCGGTGGTTCCTTTGTATTCAATTCTCGCCCAACCGTTGCTTTCATCGAGGATCTTAACCGGTGAGTATTTCGGAAGTCTGCCGATCGGATCTCTCGTCGTATTCGGAAGCGGTCTGACGTTCAGTGAAGAAGCTGTCACTTCTCCAAGCTCGAACTCTTCAGAGGTTGAGGCCATCCGGAAGTCTTCGTTCATCGACCTCGCCATAAACAGGGCGAACTCCATCCGGGACATTTTGTTCGTCGGACGGAACGTGCCGTCCGGGTATCCGGCGGTGATCCCTTCGGATGCAAGAGTCTGAATTGCACCGTATGCATTCATCCCTGTTCCGACGTCAGGGAAACGGATCGGTTCTTCACCCATGGAAAGCTGGGGAAACGCATTGGCAACCATCATCGCCATCTGGGCTCTTGTCAGCTCTTCCTTCGGCCTGAAGGTACC
This genomic window from [Bacillus] selenitireducens MLS10 contains:
- a CDS encoding glycosyltransferase family 4 protein, whose protein sequence is MDIIALAVTFALAFFTSLAITPLVIKLAFKLNFVDHPGQRRVHQKATPRLGGLGIFIAFLAGLSYALTQIELPLGILAGALIIVVTGLLDDRFSIRPIQKLFGQSIAAVFVLIDGPIINTLTVPFSDSAIVISPYIAVPIAFIWILGITNAVNLIDGLDGLAGGVSLIAALSIFTMAIMTGNMAVAFMVIALAGGLLGFLFFNFHPAKIFMGDSGSLLLGYLLAVFSVISFKQVTFVTLIIPIIILAVPIVDTMIAIIRRKLNNKRIMEADKHHLHHKLLAMGFSHRATVLFIYMIAAFFGIAAVLFYTSGLLGSTIIFLFCLLMTELMIEKLQLINTKYRPVLATLNRVRAATVTGERNR
- a CDS encoding nucleotide sugar dehydrogenase, with product MKNVCVIGLGYIGLPTAALFSKAGFQVTGVDVNERVVNALNKGEIIIEEPELPELVRESVASGHLKASTKPVEADTFMIAVPTPIHENETADVRYVQEAVQAIIPFVRKGNAVIVESTIPPRTIADVVAPAFKEAGIDPERDIHLAHCPERVLPGKILTELIENTRIVGGHTPEAAAKAKAVYEEVVKGDIIETTALTAEMSKLMENTFRDVNIALANELVKISDRLGVNAHEVIRLANLHPRVNLHQPGPGVGGHCLAVDPYFIVEKATDESPLIQTARRINNSMPDYVVNKVKELTSALNHPRVAVLGLTYKGNVDDVRESPAMDIVHRLKHDSEMEVAIHDPHVKDWQVPYTLLSLEDTLYEADLALILTDHNEFKGIDSKVWLEQMTAPVIFDTKHCYFTNNDKIELIHLGNTGTKPAPNEVKANN
- the csaB gene encoding polysaccharide pyruvyl transferase CsaB, whose product is MNIVISGFYGLGNTGDEAILEAVISEIRRKDPAAAITVFSLSPEETAKRHNVHAVYRGWRHANKQKFQALKKADVLVSGGGGLLQDRYPTKIISGPLPYYLLVVLLARLTGTPVMFFSQGIGPVSSRYGRFLMRTLGNLPFLITVRDEESKVLAESLGIKKPIEVTADIVFAHPKEPSERCEASLPDGMGTRKRILVSVRPWFSDTHHYDALARTCDRLLDDGYELVFIPMEGKHDVKASRAVTKRMMNGDSPHVAILKEDFLPHEYLSFVKTGHALIGMRLHSLIFAVLQGIPHTAISYDPKVMQLMRRTGLDGYALLFESLTADELTDTVHRMLLDHASIQDVLRTEEPALRLEAEQNVEQLYESLSSVKKKNSN
- a CDS encoding glycosyltransferase family 4 protein yields the protein MKILITTIHNYPHSGGLSSHVTTLKSGLEALGHEVDVFSFQKIPNWKTLFMVERPTFFLNRIRIGKGTLFGRRMRQKLFTQVLKQHGKEYDIVNAQDIFATLASLEAGLPTVSTVHGYLSFEAVSKGIVLPDSPESRYLQEIEKVAYTKTMQVITVDERIRDYVHNLSGVTPVKIHNFINPDQFKPVPDELASLKQKLSISPETKVLLCPRRLTKKNGVIYPLKALRQILDTYPDTLLIYAGNGEEEDRLTAEIKQQHLKQHVRMLGAIPHEAIVDYYSVADVVLVPSVHSDGVEEATSISALEAMGSCSPVVAGAVGGLKEIIDHEENGLLVPEKDETALAEAVIRILGDPEWANAMADRARAKIETTYSHVAAAKKYLAIYEATLEKGGGRS
- the murJ gene encoding murein biosynthesis integral membrane protein MurJ, with amino-acid sequence MSQLRKSALLLTSLAITVKLAGFFREAVLAREFGANETTDGYLLAFSLITLMVAMLATGFSNVFLPRYVKDRKEDPVAAEKMASGVLNIIVSVIIVLSFIGILFVDRLIPMLFGSMDPVTEAVAVNTTRIFLIFAVIIAINAMFESYLQARRIFAPVQVWKLLSTLMAAVFALLFSDVWGIYSLAYGFIFGAGIGLIVQAAALFKGGFRWQPAISFNERSTFFIMLAPALMNSVVGQVNLFVDRIFATNTVGGAVTYLNNGSLLVSVPHTLYASTMAAIFFTLLSEQVNQRKQFEDTVQRAVMVTMVILMPISFGLLAIGQDAISFIFERGAFTAEDTLKTYQTLMFYSPIVVLQGIQYILSKSLYARRQTTLVLKISATTILLNAVANWFFVQWLGYPGLALASALISVYFVTTTSWFVYKDLTDRRYRDFWKEFMAVLVPAGLMGLSVFLIRQFVPWFDMIPSLMVILILAPVGAAIYFALMWIFQRNKVKRVISMVRRKRT
- a CDS encoding C40 family peptidase; its protein translation is MLRKIMISMLAVVMMFAWIQPSEAEASSLGQDIVDYGRQFQGTPYAWGGTTPSGFDCSGYLRYVYGHFGIDLPRTSAGQYQLGVPVSRGNLQPGDLVFFSGTYKSGISHSGIYVGNNHFISAKSSRGVAVVSLDNAYWGAHYTGARRIIQEPEPAKTVQEEKPSEPEPEPEPQFPELPKGEYYDINSKHWALNEITELSERGIIRGFPNSFFRPEQEITRGQAAIMVNRELGLDATDGNMPTDVSRNVTGYEDIQALLDHGIMETKEDGSFGPQEPVDREEMAMIFYAAYDLAGEIEIADQDIPLTDVSSDSESYDAIRALYHSGVTQGYTDDTFRPEVITTRAHFAAFLHRILN